The genome window GGAAAAAGCGCGGGAGCGCATGGGGTGCAGGGCCTCCCTGCGGCTCAGCGATGCCGCGCACCTGCCCTTTGACGACGGCGATTTTGACTACGTTGCCGTCATCACGGCCCTGGAGTGCATGGAAGACCCCAGGGCCGCGCTGGCCGAAGCCTTCCGCGTGGCCCAGCGCGGGGTCGTTATCGCCTACCTCAATTCCTGGTCCATCTACCAGCAGGAACAGCGCCTTAACCGGGTTTGGCGGCGTTTCCGCCACGCCATGGCCGTGCGCGAGGCGGAACGGACGGGCACGCCCCTGCCCGAGCCGGGCCGGCAGCGCGCCCGCGATTCCCGCTGGTTCAACCTTTTCAGCATCTGGCGGCTTGTTCAGGAAGTGTCCGGTAAGCGCCCATCCGCGTTCCGCTCCACCTTGTTTTCCCCGTCGTTCTGGTGGCGGGGGGTGAAGCCGTTTTCCCTGTCCTGGGCGCATTTGCTGCCCTTTGGGGCGGTGTCCGTGGTGCGGGCGGACCTTATGCCCGTGGCCGCCACGACCACGCTTATCCGCACGCCCGAAATGGCGCGGGCGGCGCGGGCGGCCCGCGCCACGGCCGGCGTCGTCACCATGGACAGTTCCCCCAAGACCATGTAAGGTCACGAGGCTTATAAAACACGGGTGATGCGGCAAGGCGTCGCGAATGGCTCCTTGCGGCGTTTTGCGCGTGGCATGTTCCGGGATTCGGATTTCGGCGGCCTTACCCGCCAGATCGAAAATATGGAGATACCATGAAAAAAGGGTCCAAATCGTTGTCGCTGGTGCTGATGGGGTCTTTGACCGTGGCCATGGGGGGGTGCGGGTCGGAGGACAACACGGAGGAATTCCGCGCGTACCAGTCCATTAATGATTGCGTCAAAGAGCAGATTTTCACCCAGCAGGAATGCCGGGACATGGCCATCGCGGCCGTTCGCCAGAACCCCCAGTTCGCGGACAAGGCCGAGTGCGAGCGCGAGTTCGGCGAAGGCAACTGTGAACAGGCCCAGCTGGCCCAGAACGGCCAGAACGTTCAGGGCGAGCGCCAGGGGTCGTCCTGGATGCCGCTTATCGCCGGGTACATGGTGGGCCGCTACCTCGGCGGCGGCAGCATGATGCAGGGTTCGCAGCCCTTGTACAAGCAGCCCCAGGCCGCCGCCCCGCAGCAGAGCACCACCGGCGCGAGGCCCTCCGGCGGGTTTGCGGGCTCCTTCCGCACGCTCGGCGGCGGCACGATCCAGGCCGACGCCAAGGGCGTTGTCAATAACCCGCCCCAGTCCGTCCGCCAGGGCTTTGCCAAGACCGCCAAGCCTTACGTGGGCCGGGCCGGTTCCGGGTCCCGCGGCGGGTTTGCCGGCGGGAGCTCCGGCTCGTGATCCGGAAAGTCATTGAACCGCGGCCCGGCTGGCAGGAAAAAGCCGAGGCCGCGGGTTTTATTTTCCATCACGTTGACGGCGACATCTATTGGGACGAAACCGTCTGCTATTCCTTCACCTTACGCCAGATAGAAGTGGATATTGAGGACGCCACCCAGGAGTTGGTCGGCATGTGCCTCGATACCGTGGCCGACGCCGTGGAGAGTGAGGAAATCCTTACCAAACTGGCCGTTCCCCGGTTCGCCTGGGACATGGTCCGGAACAGCTGGAAGGACGGCGACGCCACCCTGTACGGCCGGTTCGACTTCGCCTACGACGGCCAAAACCCGGCAAGGATGTACGAGTTCAACGCGGATACCCCTACCTCCCTTTACGAGAGCGCCTATTTCCAGTGGCTCTGGCTTGAGGATGCCCGGGAGCTGGGCCTTGTGCGCAAGGACGCGGATCAGTTCAATTCCATCCAGGACAGGCTGATAGAGACTTTTGCCGCCTTCGGCATCACAACCCCCATGCATTTTTCCTGCGTGACGGGTTCGGACGAGGATCTCGCCACGGTCCACTACCTGCGCGACTGCGCGGAGCAGGCCGGGATCGTGACGCGCCACATCTATATCGAGGACATCGGCATCGACGAGAACGGCCAGTTCATCGACATGGAGAACGCGCCCATCCGGCATCTGTTCAAGC of uncultured delta proteobacterium contains these proteins:
- a CDS encoding Methyltransferase type 11, whose translation is MWDKAAAERYEAWYATPRGSFALAREQRLMADMISPWQRRNHTLLEIGCGAGHFLEMFYDGGFDVTGVDNSEAMLEKARERMGCRASLRLSDAAHLPFDDGDFDYVAVITALECMEDPRAALAEAFRVAQRGVVIAYLNSWSIYQQEQRLNRVWRRFRHAMAVREAERTGTPLPEPGRQRARDSRWFNLFSIWRLVQEVSGKRPSAFRSTLFSPSFWWRGVKPFSLSWAHLLPFGAVSVVRADLMPVAATTTLIRTPEMARAARAARATAGVVTMDSSPKTM
- a CDS encoding exported hypothetical protein (Evidence 5 : No homology to any previously reported sequences) gives rise to the protein MKKGSKSLSLVLMGSLTVAMGGCGSEDNTEEFRAYQSINDCVKEQIFTQQECRDMAIAAVRQNPQFADKAECEREFGEGNCEQAQLAQNGQNVQGERQGSSWMPLIAGYMVGRYLGGGSMMQGSQPLYKQPQAAAPQQSTTGARPSGGFAGSFRTLGGGTIQADAKGVVNNPPQSVRQGFAKTAKPYVGRAGSGSRGGFAGGSSGS
- a CDS encoding conserved hypothetical protein (Evidence 4 : Homologs of previously reported genes of unknown function); this encodes MIRKVIEPRPGWQEKAEAAGFIFHHVDGDIYWDETVCYSFTLRQIEVDIEDATQELVGMCLDTVADAVESEEILTKLAVPRFAWDMVRNSWKDGDATLYGRFDFAYDGQNPARMYEFNADTPTSLYESAYFQWLWLEDARELGLVRKDADQFNSIQDRLIETFAAFGITTPMHFSCVTGSDEDLATVHYLRDCAEQAGIVTRHIYIEDIGIDENGQFIDMENAPIRHLFKLYPWEFMVRDTFAPYLAGCDTQFFEPPWKMLLSNKGILPLLWERYPNHPNLLPAWFHDDKKRAPYGDFVLKPIFSREGANIRAYRDYKEVLATPGQYGAEGYIGQLLCPPPYIDGNGPVIGSWVINNTACGMGIREDNDPITGNLSRFVPHVIEG